The following proteins are encoded in a genomic region of Clostridium kluyveri:
- the galU gene encoding UTP--glucose-1-phosphate uridylyltransferase GalU — MSIKKAVIPAAGLGTRFLPATKAQPKEMLPIVDKPTIQYVVEEAVNSGIEEILIILGKNKKSIEDHFDKSVELEDELKSSHKDGLLELIQNISNMVNIYYVRQKEPKGLGHAISLAKAFVGNEAFAVILGDDIVDSEVPCLKQLINCYNKYNTSIIGVQPVNKKDVSKYGIIDGIQIDDKVHKIKNMVEKPGKEEAPSNIAILGRYIITPEIFDILERTKPGKGNEIQLTDALKELLKQEAIYSYCFEGKRYDIGDKLGFIEANIEYALKRTDLRENLISYISDINKKLGLDF; from the coding sequence ATGAGTATAAAAAAAGCAGTAATTCCCGCTGCTGGTTTAGGAACAAGATTTTTGCCTGCTACAAAAGCACAGCCTAAGGAAATGTTACCAATAGTAGATAAGCCTACAATTCAATATGTGGTAGAAGAGGCCGTTAACTCAGGTATTGAAGAAATATTGATAATCTTAGGTAAGAATAAAAAATCTATTGAAGATCATTTTGACAAATCCGTAGAACTTGAGGATGAATTAAAAAGCAGCCATAAAGATGGATTGCTGGAACTGATTCAAAATATAAGTAATATGGTAAATATATATTATGTACGCCAGAAAGAACCAAAAGGATTGGGTCATGCCATAAGCCTTGCAAAGGCCTTCGTAGGTAATGAAGCTTTTGCTGTTATATTGGGAGATGATATAGTAGATAGTGAAGTACCCTGCTTGAAGCAGCTAATTAACTGCTATAACAAGTATAATACTTCAATTATAGGGGTACAGCCTGTTAACAAAAAAGATGTATCCAAATATGGAATTATTGACGGTATACAAATAGATGATAAAGTTCACAAGATAAAAAATATGGTAGAAAAGCCTGGAAAAGAAGAAGCTCCATCCAATATTGCCATACTTGGGAGATATATAATAACACCGGAAATATTTGATATACTGGAGAGAACTAAACCTGGAAAGGGTAATGAAATTCAACTTACAGATGCATTAAAAGAATTATTAAAGCAGGAGGCAATATACTCTTATTGTTTTGAGGGTAAGCGATATGATATAGGTGACAAGCTAGGATTCATTGAGGCTAATATAGAATATGCCTTAAAACGTACAGATTTAAGAGAAAATCTTATTTCTTATATTTCAGACATCAATAAAAAATTAGGACTAGATTTTTAA
- a CDS encoding DUF4064 domain-containing protein → MENKKTVELVLGLIGGILGIIAGIYSMNIGGLASVFHVDRAVTVNNFGIGAIILSILGIIGALIVKNKTKLGGIFMIIAALGGLLCITYFYIPSGILLIIPGLMSVIKKKDESKPKAVV, encoded by the coding sequence ATGGAAAACAAAAAGACAGTGGAATTAGTTCTGGGACTTATTGGAGGTATTTTAGGAATTATAGCAGGTATTTATTCAATGAATATTGGAGGACTGGCGTCTGTATTTCATGTTGATAGGGCAGTTACAGTAAATAATTTTGGAATAGGGGCAATAATTTTATCCATACTAGGTATCATTGGTGCTTTAATAGTGAAGAATAAAACAAAACTTGGTGGAATATTTATGATTATTGCGGCTTTAGGAGGACTTCTATGTATAACTTATTTTTATATCCCGTCAGGTATACTCTTAATAATTCCTGGTCTAATGAGTGTTATTAAGAAAAAAGATGAAAGTAAACCTAAAGCAGTTGTATAA
- a CDS encoding aspartyl-phosphate phosphatase Spo0E family protein: MVKIEDILREIEALRVELVKAIENKKSLLDPDIVRESQKLDLILNEYNKMIEQKMQNVKD, from the coding sequence ATGGTCAAAATTGAAGACATATTAAGGGAAATAGAAGCATTAAGAGTCGAATTAGTAAAAGCCATTGAGAACAAGAAAAGTTTGCTTGATCCAGATATAGTCAGGGAAAGTCAAAAATTAGATTTGATTTTAAATGAGTATAACAAGATGATTGAGCAAAAAATGCAGAATGTGAAAGATTAA